From one Sciurus carolinensis chromosome 9, mSciCar1.2, whole genome shotgun sequence genomic stretch:
- the LOC124992523 gene encoding keratin-associated protein 27-1 yields MSENHCHSLKGFRNAPPLSAIVHDSNPVSFEDGFCLPSSCHNRTWLLDSSQETCSETTTCQVTSCKQDQFREDACAQSTCHSRVVQTTCSNSEPCERTTCPPGSCALQPECASQPCQPARSRHRVFVAQRCQPASYMVKYCPLKSSVSRHHQTLDYESSQCQSQTLSYNSYSPWVQGAPGSQLLESSSTYEPTCCVTGGLQLPSK; encoded by the coding sequence ATGTCTGAGAACCACTGCCACTCACTCAAGGGCTTCCGTAATGCCCCACCACTCTCTGCCATTGTGCATGACTCTAATCCTGTGAGCTTTGAAGATGGGTTCTGTTTGCCCAGCAGCTGCCACAACAGAACCTGGCTCTTGGACAGCTCTCAAGAAACCTGCAGTGAAACCACCACCTGCCAAGTGACCAGTTGTAAACAGGACCAGTTCAGAGAGGATGCCTGTGCACAGAGTACCTGCCACTCCAGAGTTGTCCAAACAACGTGTTCCAATTCCGAGCCCTGTGAAAGGACAACATGCCCACCAGGAAGTTGTGCACTGCAGCCAGAGTGTGCCTCTCAGCCTTGCCAGCCAGCACGCAGTAGGCACAGAGTTTTTGTAGCCCAGAGATGCCAACCTGCAAGCTACATGGTGAAGTATTGTCCACTAAAGTCTTCAGTGTCCAGGCATCACCAAACTCTGGACTATGAATCCAGCCAGTGCCAATCTCAGACCCTTTCATACAATTCCTATAGCCCTTGGGTCCAGGGTGCACCTGGGTCACAACTCCTGGAATCTTCTAGCACTTATGAGCCAACTTGCTGTGTTACTGGTGGTTTGCAATTGCCTAGTAAGTGA
- the LOC124993749 gene encoding keratin-associated protein 26-1-like, with translation MSCHNSCSANYSSGCLRNSCHVPLNAPVALCSTNVGCGDILCLPGACQNQAWFSGNCQEASGEPNSCQPLSCETSGCSSTAYYVPRPCQGSSFLPTSSFLSSSCHPVSCRPLSYVSSHCRPTTPLITGFQPTGCVSSGYRPLTCVPNSGRPLNLLPYGYRPTGCLGYNPQTVHVVSSSLRPLQPHCSGCQNLPHVISTCRPSCSAQGGL, from the coding sequence ATGTCTTGCCACAACTCCTGCTCTGCAAACTACAGCTCAGGATGTCTCCGAAACTCCTGCCATGTTCCTCTCAACGCCCCTGTTGCCCTCTGCTCTACAAACGTGGGCTGTGGAGACATCCTCTGCTTACCTGGTGCCTGTCAAAACCAGGCTTGGTTCTCTGGCAACTGCCAGGAGGCCTCCGGTGAACCCAACAGCTGCCAGCCTCTCAGCTGCGAAACCTCCGGCTGCTCTTCCACTGCTTACTACGTGCCCAGGCCCTGCCAAGGATCCAGCTTTCTTCCgacctcttccttcctctccagctCCTGTCACCCAGTATCTTGTAGGCCTCTGAGCTATGTGTCCAGCCACTGTCGTCCAACGACTCCCCTGATCACTGGATTCCAGCCCACGGGCTGTGTGTCCAGTGGCTATCGTCCCCTAACCTGTGTGCCCAACAGTGGCCGGCCCCTGAATCTCCTCCCTTACGGGTACCGACCCACGGGTTGTTTGGGCTACAATCCTCAAACGGTACACGTTGTGTCCAGCAGCCTCAGACCTCTGCAGCCTCACTGCAGTGGCTGCCAGAATCTGCCCCACGTGATCAGCACTTGTCGTCCATCTTGCTCTGCCCAAGGGGGCCTGTAG